In Zalophus californianus isolate mZalCal1 chromosome 4, mZalCal1.pri.v2, whole genome shotgun sequence, the following proteins share a genomic window:
- the LOC113913304 gene encoding 60S ribosomal protein L12-like yields MPPKFNPNEIKVVYLRCTGGKVGAASALAPKIGPLALSPKKIEVVPSASALIIKALKEPPRDRKKQKNIKHSGNITFDEIVNIARQMRHRSLARELSGTIKEILGTAQFVGCNVDGCHPHDIIR; encoded by the exons ATGCCGCCTAAGTTCAACCCCAACGAGATCAAAGTCGTATACCTGAGGTGCACCGGTGGCAAAGTCGGTGCCGCGTCTGCCCTGGCCCCGAAGATAGGCCCGCTggctctgtctccaaaaaag attgaagtggtaccttctgcctctgccctgattatcaaagccctcaaggaaccaccaagagacagaaagaagcagaaaaacattaagcacagtggaaatatcacttttgatgagattgtcaatattgcccGACAGATGCGACACCGATCTTTAgcgagagaactctctggaaccattaaagagatcctggggactgcccagtttgtgggctgcaatgtagatggctgccaccctcatgacatcataagatga